One window of the Archangium primigenium genome contains the following:
- a CDS encoding choice-of-anchor D domain-containing protein produces the protein MKRIPSLFVLASCLLAACGPPSSSGNEASFAVHEAALEVKLGTGPAPLIAPDVPSLSFPTQRVCGTGTELTLTVFNDDATDARTLLFTETSDPFAVTDIRDEDGTARTLPFSLGAQKRMSFRVKFNPRAPASFNGQLQIFSDDSVRSTLRIALSGTGTGPHLELNPTSLVLSGSPGTQSGPRSALLFSADDAGTDDAGTPADAGTDDAGTDDAGTPADAGTGDGGVADTSFRRTVTLTNRGTERLTSLALSSASPAFTASLSKTALEPGESASLVVTFAPPAASSAAFFTDTLLITSDDPCSPALQLPLSGFRAAGAAPTLNPTQLSFADQDVGTLSATQTVTLTNEGAAQLTVDSVSLQGASDSASQFIVSPQSGFVLQPGHQRSLSVRFNPTTAGDKLATLQLIQGGAALTPTTQLSGKAVQAPLLQLTPQSLVFPKQRPGAVTQQTVTVENPGSVSLQFSAALAPSTPAGFDFEPKGTFTLAPHATQQVTVTLAPASTAVSGPVLGQLAFTSRDTVTSSTRETPLPLQGEVVRTRIVLSTATVSFADQVVGATPQIRGLVLQNPTDLPIKVYAVVPGTLGPFALQSGDLPVDIPAHGAHGLTLSFDPTSRQQWDATLRLTSDATEPIAPVALSGKALAPVLSITDPVSQLLDFGPRAPGSETPRSVTLKNTGDADLVLTRTSLLADFRLQGLSLPRTVAPNDTVTFQVVFAPTSLGDKTESLQFHLGGSSTPLASPQLPLRGKGSGATPAMSPALVAFVDQEVGTISAAQGVSITNSGAAPLIVDTLAIQGPSDSGSQFTVIPTTGFVLEPGHQRDVLVKFNPSTAGDKQATLQLIHNGTALAASTRLTGRGVQAPLLQLTPQSLVFAKQRPGQVGQQTLTLENPGSVSVQVTAALDASTPAGFDFEPKSTFTLAPHATQQVTVTLAPASGAASGPLLGQLTVTSRDSTSPMSRQIPVPLRGEVVRTRVELSTPLLSFADQVVGSTPQAQELVLTNPTALPVRVYAVVPGTLGPYAIKSGDLPVDIPANDSRGITVSFDPTSRQQWEATLRLTSDATEAIAPVRLTGKALAPVVSITDPVSLELDFDLQAPGSTTRRSVALKNTGDADLVLTRTSILADFRLQGLNPPRTLVPNETVTFDVLFTPTSVGNKMEELQFYLGASSTPLPSPRLTLRGRAVGATPAMSPALLAFADQEVGSVSTPQTVTVSNQGAAALTVDSLSLQSTDTTAQFTVSPSGGFVLAPSEQRALSVRFNPTTAGDKQALLQLVSNGTTLTPSTRLTGKAVLPPLLQLTPQALTFPKQRPGVVAQQTVTVENPGSVSLQVTATLSASTPAAFDFEPKSTFTLAPHATQQVTVTLAPASSASSGVLNGQLTLTSRDLASSSTRQGFVPLQGEVVRTRVEPSTTTVSFTDQVVGGTPQAQGLVLRNPTALPVRVHAVAAGTLGPYAIKAGDLPVDIPAHDTKSITLFFDPASRQQWETTLQLTSDATEAIAPVRLTGRALAPVLTVTDPVSSSLDFGLHAPGSETRQNVTVKNTGDADLVLTRHSTLTDFKVEGLNPPRTLVPNDTVTFEVVFAPTSAGSKGETLQFYVGASSTPLTTPRLTLSGRAAGAVPAMTPALLAFGNQEVGTTSATQTVTVSNQGAAPLVVDSLSLQSTDSTAQFIVSPSGGFILAPSAQRVLSVRFNPTSFGDKQATLQLIRDGTALATTTRFTGTGVQAPLLQLTPHALTFPKQRPGEVTQQTVSIENPGLVSLDVTAAVAATGASTAFDFEPKGTFTLGPGGKQQMTVTLKPATTAASGLLLGQLNVTGRDSQANTSRQATLPLQGEVVRTRVEPSTTTVSFTDQVVGSTPQAQGLVLRNPTALPVRVYTVAAGTLGPYSVKAGDLPVDIPANDAKSITLYFDPVSRQPWETTLRLTSDATEAVAPVRLVGTALAPVLTVIDPVGLNVDFGPQALGTETPRSVTLKNTGDAELTLARTSTMENYKVQGLNPPRTVAPNATVTFEVVFAPTSLGLKEESLQFYVGTPGTLLPSPQIKLSGTASGPSATVSGDLDYRAQRINEPTSRKLRISNDRLAPETLEIVSITIKDKTVEFSLGGSYTGQKAGPGEFLDIEVIFRPTIVDRTSTDSLRIEYKGTLTGVPVTRFVPLSGVGATALLDVESILSFGDVELNQAKSLSLTLTNKGKSPLRLNSLEGLTGSAFLLGQINWPREVPPDGTEVISITFAPNRLDAVTADLVIASNATSSNVTAGKTTIRLSGRGAAAKALFEPTTLVVENTPLGQTGLGRLRVSNVGSSPLRINKVNPSPHFRVRAPAGDWPVVIDIKDKDATQYKYYDFVIEFHPDALPKVSETLVFPSNDSLFPLTSVTVEGAGSKPKLVVDSVLLFDKVALNPGGTGYQAMIRNLQVKNEGTAPLVIRSLQLSSHFCVKLTLSGDCIERTLPDFAGITLLPNEAQLLQVQVTPTSEKMSGSLSLSTNEESADGFTKTVALLVGVDGVSVPTETVEFGTCDMNKLPTTLVEKGVGVTNTAEAEDSITSVTFSEADALDFSVVNVTASTPLKVPGRGGVELKLAFKPRIGAAGTRTATAHLYTRTGKKLELKLKGVATGLFSGFKDFAWEVDFGTQRLSEPKPPVRFPLHNQLDRSIFVKRVWVDGAQKEDFTAAADGGGTCRTVGTTQEIEIRMGETCELLLTYAARRVTLSSAVLVLELATSTSTSAEQPPAARVALKGEMVSSVLLVDPMEVDFGWVDLGQTIEPREITLTNQSRTGTRVLIPEVTHPELFTVEALEPGKELPPGGTTRLRVTFHPSAAGDSTGELQLRLQGDNATDVTVGLRGQVRAFGGEGGGSYGCGATGGGHLAGAWLLLMALGLRYRSRRG, from the coding sequence GTGAAACGCATTCCTTCCCTGTTCGTGCTGGCGTCGTGCCTGCTCGCGGCCTGCGGCCCCCCCTCCTCTTCGGGGAATGAGGCCTCTTTCGCGGTTCACGAGGCCGCCCTCGAGGTGAAGCTCGGCACGGGCCCGGCCCCGCTCATCGCGCCCGATGTGCCCAGCTTGAGCTTTCCCACCCAGCGGGTGTGCGGCACGGGCACCGAGCTGACGCTCACGGTGTTCAACGATGACGCCACGGACGCGCGCACCCTCCTCTTCACCGAGACCTCCGACCCGTTCGCCGTGACGGACATCCGGGATGAAGACGGCACGGCGCGGACCCTGCCCTTCAGCCTGGGGGCCCAGAAGCGGATGAGCTTCCGGGTGAAGTTCAATCCCCGGGCCCCCGCTTCCTTCAACGGCCAGCTCCAGATCTTCAGCGACGACTCCGTGAGGTCCACCCTCCGGATCGCCTTGTCGGGCACGGGCACCGGTCCGCATCTCGAACTGAACCCGACCTCGCTCGTCCTGAGCGGGTCCCCCGGCACGCAATCTGGTCCTCGTTCGGCGCTCCTGTTCTCGGCCGACGACGCGGGCACGGATGACGCGGGCACCCCGGCGGATGCCGGCACGGATGACGCCGGCACGGACGACGCGGGCACCCCGGCGGACGCCGGCACGGGCGATGGCGGAGTCGCGGACACCTCGTTCCGTCGCACGGTGACGCTGACGAACCGGGGCACGGAGCGGCTGACCTCGCTCGCCCTCAGCTCCGCCAGCCCCGCGTTCACCGCCTCGCTTTCGAAGACCGCGCTGGAGCCTGGGGAGAGCGCGAGCCTGGTGGTGACCTTCGCCCCGCCCGCGGCCTCCAGCGCCGCGTTCTTCACGGACACGCTGCTCATCACCAGCGACGATCCGTGCTCGCCGGCGCTCCAGCTTCCGCTCTCGGGCTTTCGCGCGGCCGGAGCGGCGCCCACGCTCAACCCCACCCAGCTCTCCTTCGCCGACCAGGACGTGGGCACGCTCAGCGCCACCCAGACCGTGACCCTCACCAACGAGGGCGCGGCCCAGCTCACCGTCGACTCCGTCTCGCTCCAGGGCGCATCGGATTCCGCCTCGCAGTTCATCGTGAGCCCCCAGAGCGGGTTCGTCCTTCAGCCGGGACACCAGCGCAGCCTGTCGGTGCGGTTCAACCCCACCACCGCCGGTGACAAGCTGGCCACGCTCCAGCTCATCCAGGGCGGCGCGGCGCTGACGCCCACGACGCAGCTCAGCGGCAAGGCCGTGCAGGCGCCCCTGCTCCAGCTCACGCCCCAGTCGCTCGTGTTCCCGAAGCAGCGCCCGGGAGCGGTGACGCAACAGACGGTCACCGTCGAGAACCCCGGCTCCGTGTCCCTCCAGTTCTCCGCCGCGCTCGCGCCCTCCACGCCCGCGGGCTTCGATTTCGAGCCCAAGGGCACCTTCACCCTCGCGCCCCATGCCACCCAGCAGGTGACCGTCACCCTGGCCCCCGCCAGCACCGCCGTCTCGGGGCCCGTGCTCGGCCAGCTCGCCTTCACCAGCCGTGACACCGTGACGTCCAGCACGCGTGAGACGCCCCTGCCCCTGCAAGGCGAGGTGGTGCGCACCCGCATCGTGCTCTCCACCGCGACGGTGTCGTTCGCCGACCAGGTCGTGGGTGCCACGCCCCAGATACGGGGGCTGGTCCTGCAAAACCCCACGGACCTGCCCATCAAGGTGTACGCCGTGGTTCCCGGCACGCTCGGGCCCTTCGCCCTCCAGAGCGGCGACCTGCCCGTGGACATCCCCGCCCATGGGGCCCACGGCCTCACCCTGTCCTTCGATCCGACCAGCCGTCAGCAGTGGGATGCCACCCTGCGCCTCACCAGCGACGCCACCGAGCCCATCGCGCCCGTGGCGCTCAGTGGCAAGGCCCTGGCCCCCGTGTTGAGCATCACCGACCCCGTGTCCCAGCTCCTGGACTTCGGTCCCCGGGCACCGGGCAGCGAGACCCCCCGGAGCGTGACCCTGAAGAACACGGGCGACGCGGACCTCGTCCTGACCCGGACCTCGCTCCTGGCGGACTTCCGGCTCCAGGGGCTCAGCCTGCCGCGCACCGTGGCGCCCAATGACACCGTCACGTTCCAGGTCGTCTTCGCCCCCACCAGCCTCGGGGACAAGACGGAGAGCCTCCAGTTCCATCTGGGCGGGTCCAGCACCCCGCTCGCCTCGCCGCAGCTCCCACTGCGCGGCAAGGGCTCCGGCGCCACTCCCGCGATGAGCCCCGCCCTGGTCGCCTTCGTCGACCAGGAGGTGGGCACGATCAGCGCCGCCCAGGGTGTGAGCATCACCAACTCGGGCGCTGCCCCGCTCATCGTCGACACCCTCGCCATCCAGGGGCCGTCGGACTCCGGCTCGCAGTTCACCGTGATCCCCACGACCGGCTTCGTGCTGGAGCCCGGGCACCAGCGCGACGTGTTGGTGAAGTTCAACCCCTCCACCGCCGGCGACAAGCAGGCCACGCTCCAACTCATCCACAACGGCACGGCCCTGGCCGCCAGCACCCGCCTCACGGGCAGGGGCGTGCAGGCGCCCCTGCTCCAGCTCACGCCGCAGTCGCTCGTGTTCGCGAAGCAGCGCCCGGGCCAGGTGGGGCAGCAGACCCTGACCCTCGAGAATCCCGGCTCCGTGTCCGTCCAGGTCACCGCCGCCCTGGATGCCTCCACCCCCGCGGGCTTCGACTTCGAGCCCAAGAGCACCTTCACCCTCGCGCCCCATGCCACCCAGCAGGTGACGGTCACCCTGGCCCCCGCCAGCGGCGCCGCCTCGGGACCGCTGCTCGGCCAGCTCACCGTGACCAGCCGTGACTCCACCTCCCCCATGTCCCGGCAGATTCCCGTGCCGCTGCGGGGCGAGGTGGTGCGCACCCGCGTCGAGCTCTCCACCCCGCTCCTGTCGTTCGCCGACCAGGTGGTGGGCAGCACGCCCCAGGCCCAGGAGCTCGTCCTGACCAACCCCACGGCGCTGCCCGTCCGGGTGTACGCCGTGGTTCCCGGCACGCTCGGGCCCTACGCCATCAAGAGCGGCGACCTGCCCGTGGACATCCCCGCCAACGACTCCCGAGGCATCACCGTCTCTTTCGACCCGACCAGCCGCCAGCAGTGGGAGGCCACCCTGCGCCTCACCAGTGACGCCACCGAGGCCATCGCGCCGGTGCGGCTCACCGGCAAGGCGCTCGCGCCGGTGGTGTCCATCACCGACCCCGTGTCGCTGGAGCTGGACTTCGACCTCCAGGCGCCGGGCAGCACGACCCGCCGGAGCGTGGCCCTGAAGAACACGGGTGATGCGGACCTCGTCCTGACCCGGACCTCGATCCTGGCGGACTTCCGGCTCCAGGGCCTCAACCCGCCGCGCACCCTGGTGCCCAACGAGACCGTCACGTTCGACGTCCTCTTCACCCCCACCAGCGTCGGGAACAAGATGGAGGAGCTCCAGTTCTACCTGGGCGCGTCCAGCACGCCCCTCCCGTCTCCGCGGCTCACCCTCCGGGGAAGAGCGGTCGGCGCCACCCCCGCGATGAGCCCCGCCCTGCTCGCCTTCGCCGACCAGGAGGTCGGCTCGGTCAGCACGCCCCAGACCGTGACCGTCAGCAACCAGGGCGCGGCGGCGCTCACCGTCGATTCGCTCTCCCTCCAGAGCACCGACACCACGGCCCAGTTCACCGTGAGCCCGAGCGGCGGCTTCGTCCTGGCGCCGTCGGAGCAGCGCGCCCTGTCCGTGCGCTTCAACCCCACCACCGCCGGTGACAAGCAGGCCCTGCTCCAGCTCGTCAGCAACGGCACGACCCTGACCCCCTCCACCCGGCTCACGGGCAAGGCCGTGTTGCCCCCCCTGCTCCAGCTCACGCCGCAGGCGCTCACGTTCCCCAAGCAGCGCCCGGGCGTGGTGGCGCAGCAGACGGTCACGGTCGAGAACCCCGGCTCCGTGTCCCTCCAGGTCACCGCCACGCTGAGCGCCTCCACCCCCGCGGCCTTCGACTTCGAGCCCAAGAGCACCTTCACCCTCGCGCCCCATGCCACCCAGCAGGTGACCGTCACCCTGGCGCCCGCGAGCAGTGCCTCCTCGGGCGTGCTCAACGGCCAGCTCACCTTGACCAGCCGCGACCTCGCGTCCTCCTCGACCCGGCAGGGCTTCGTGCCGCTGCAGGGCGAGGTGGTGCGCACGCGCGTCGAGCCCTCCACCACGACGGTGTCGTTCACCGACCAGGTGGTGGGCGGCACGCCCCAGGCCCAGGGACTCGTGCTGCGCAACCCCACCGCCCTGCCCGTCCGGGTGCACGCCGTGGCCGCCGGCACGCTCGGGCCCTACGCCATCAAGGCCGGGGACCTGCCCGTGGACATCCCCGCCCACGACACGAAGAGCATCACCCTCTTCTTCGACCCGGCCAGCCGCCAGCAGTGGGAGACCACGCTGCAGCTCACCAGTGACGCCACCGAGGCCATCGCGCCGGTGCGGCTCACCGGCAGGGCGCTCGCGCCGGTGCTGACCGTCACCGACCCCGTGTCCTCGAGCCTGGACTTCGGCCTCCATGCGCCGGGCAGCGAGACCCGCCAGAACGTCACGGTGAAGAACACGGGCGACGCGGACCTGGTCCTGACCCGGCACTCCACGCTGACGGACTTCAAGGTGGAGGGGCTCAACCCGCCGCGCACCCTGGTGCCCAACGACACCGTCACCTTCGAGGTGGTCTTCGCCCCCACGAGCGCGGGAAGCAAGGGCGAGACGCTCCAGTTCTACGTGGGCGCGTCCAGCACGCCCCTCACGACGCCGCGGCTCACCTTGAGCGGCAGGGCGGCCGGCGCCGTCCCGGCGATGACGCCCGCGCTGCTCGCCTTCGGCAACCAGGAGGTGGGCACGACCAGCGCGACCCAGACCGTGACCGTCAGCAACCAGGGCGCGGCGCCCCTCGTCGTCGACTCGCTCTCGCTCCAAAGCACCGACAGCACGGCCCAGTTCATCGTGAGCCCGAGCGGTGGCTTCATCCTGGCGCCGTCGGCGCAGCGTGTCCTGTCGGTGCGCTTCAACCCCACGTCCTTCGGAGACAAGCAGGCCACGCTCCAGCTCATCCGCGACGGCACGGCCCTGGCCACCACCACCCGCTTCACGGGCACGGGCGTGCAAGCCCCCCTGCTCCAGCTCACGCCCCACGCGCTCACGTTCCCCAAGCAGCGTCCAGGGGAGGTGACCCAGCAGACGGTCAGCATCGAGAACCCCGGCCTCGTGTCGTTGGATGTCACCGCCGCGGTGGCCGCGACGGGTGCGTCCACCGCCTTCGACTTCGAGCCCAAGGGCACCTTCACCCTCGGGCCCGGCGGCAAGCAGCAGATGACCGTCACGCTGAAGCCCGCCACCACCGCCGCCTCGGGGCTCCTGCTCGGGCAGCTCAACGTGACGGGACGTGATTCGCAGGCCAACACGTCGCGGCAGGCCACCCTGCCCTTGCAGGGCGAGGTGGTGCGCACGCGCGTCGAGCCCTCCACCACGACGGTGTCGTTCACCGACCAGGTGGTGGGCAGCACGCCCCAAGCCCAGGGGCTCGTGCTGCGCAACCCCACCGCCCTGCCCGTCCGGGTGTACACCGTGGCCGCCGGCACGCTCGGCCCCTACTCCGTCAAGGCCGGGGACCTGCCCGTGGACATCCCCGCCAACGACGCGAAGAGCATCACCCTCTACTTCGACCCGGTCAGCCGCCAGCCGTGGGAGACCACGCTGCGGCTCACCAGCGACGCCACCGAGGCCGTCGCGCCGGTGCGGCTCGTGGGCACGGCGCTCGCGCCCGTGTTGACCGTCATCGACCCCGTGGGACTGAACGTGGACTTCGGACCCCAGGCCCTGGGGACCGAGACGCCGCGGAGCGTGACGTTGAAGAACACGGGCGACGCGGAGCTCACCCTGGCGCGCACCTCCACGATGGAGAACTACAAGGTCCAGGGGCTCAACCCGCCGCGCACCGTGGCGCCCAACGCCACCGTCACGTTCGAAGTCGTCTTCGCGCCCACGAGCCTCGGCTTGAAGGAGGAGAGCCTCCAGTTCTACGTGGGGACGCCCGGCACGCTCTTGCCCTCTCCGCAGATCAAACTGAGTGGAACGGCCTCCGGCCCCTCCGCCACGGTCTCGGGGGACCTCGACTACAGGGCCCAGCGCATCAACGAGCCCACCTCCCGCAAGCTGCGCATCAGCAACGACCGGCTCGCCCCCGAGACGCTCGAGATCGTCAGCATCACCATCAAGGACAAGACCGTGGAGTTTTCCCTGGGCGGCTCCTACACGGGCCAGAAGGCGGGCCCGGGCGAGTTCCTCGACATCGAGGTCATCTTCCGCCCCACCATCGTGGACAGGACGTCCACGGACTCCCTGCGCATCGAGTACAAGGGAACCCTGACCGGGGTGCCCGTCACGCGGTTCGTTCCGCTCAGCGGTGTGGGCGCGACCGCGCTGCTGGACGTGGAGTCGATCCTGTCCTTCGGCGATGTGGAGCTCAATCAGGCCAAGAGCTTGAGCCTCACCCTCACCAACAAGGGCAAGTCTCCCTTGCGGCTCAACAGCCTCGAGGGACTCACGGGCAGCGCCTTCCTGCTGGGGCAGATCAACTGGCCTCGGGAAGTGCCGCCGGATGGCACGGAAGTCATCTCCATCACCTTCGCGCCCAACCGGCTGGATGCCGTCACCGCGGATCTCGTCATCGCGTCCAACGCGACGAGCAGCAACGTCACGGCGGGCAAGACGACCATCCGGCTGTCTGGCCGAGGCGCCGCCGCCAAGGCGCTCTTCGAGCCCACGACGCTCGTGGTGGAGAACACGCCCCTGGGACAGACGGGCCTGGGCAGGCTGCGGGTGTCCAACGTGGGCTCCTCGCCCCTGAGGATCAACAAGGTCAATCCCAGCCCCCACTTCCGGGTCCGCGCGCCCGCGGGGGACTGGCCCGTGGTCATCGACATCAAGGACAAGGATGCCACCCAGTACAAGTATTACGACTTCGTGATCGAGTTCCACCCGGATGCCTTGCCCAAGGTCTCGGAGACGCTCGTCTTTCCGAGCAATGACTCCCTCTTCCCCCTCACGTCGGTCACCGTCGAGGGCGCGGGCTCCAAGCCCAAGCTGGTCGTGGACTCGGTCCTGCTCTTCGACAAGGTGGCGCTCAACCCGGGAGGAACGGGCTACCAGGCCATGATCCGCAATCTCCAGGTGAAGAACGAGGGCACCGCGCCGCTCGTCATCCGCAGCCTCCAGCTCAGCAGCCACTTCTGCGTCAAATTGACCCTGAGTGGGGACTGCATCGAGCGGACGCTCCCCGACTTCGCGGGCATCACGCTGCTGCCCAACGAAGCGCAACTGCTCCAGGTGCAGGTGACGCCCACGAGCGAGAAGATGTCGGGCTCGCTCAGCCTCTCCACCAACGAGGAGTCGGCCGACGGCTTCACCAAGACCGTGGCCTTGCTCGTCGGCGTGGATGGGGTGTCCGTCCCCACCGAGACCGTGGAGTTCGGCACCTGTGACATGAACAAGCTGCCCACCACGCTCGTGGAGAAGGGCGTGGGCGTGACCAACACGGCGGAGGCCGAGGACTCCATCACCTCGGTCACCTTCTCGGAGGCGGACGCGCTCGACTTCTCCGTGGTGAACGTGACCGCCTCCACCCCGCTCAAGGTCCCGGGCCGGGGCGGCGTGGAGCTGAAGCTGGCCTTCAAGCCCCGGATTGGCGCGGCGGGCACGCGCACGGCCACGGCCCACCTCTACACGCGCACCGGAAAGAAGCTCGAGCTCAAGCTCAAGGGCGTGGCCACGGGACTGTTCTCCGGCTTCAAGGACTTCGCGTGGGAGGTGGACTTCGGCACCCAGCGCCTGTCCGAGCCGAAGCCGCCCGTGCGCTTCCCGCTGCACAACCAGCTCGACCGGTCCATCTTCGTCAAGCGCGTCTGGGTGGACGGCGCCCAGAAGGAGGACTTCACCGCCGCGGCGGATGGCGGTGGGACGTGCCGGACGGTGGGCACGACGCAGGAGATTGAAATCCGCATGGGCGAGACGTGCGAGCTGCTGCTCACCTACGCGGCCCGGCGCGTCACCCTGTCGTCGGCGGTGCTGGTGCTGGAGCTGGCCACGAGCACGAGCACCAGCGCGGAGCAGCCTCCGGCCGCCCGCGTCGCGCTCAAGGGCGAGATGGTCTCCAGCGTGCTGCTCGTGGATCCGATGGAGGTGGACTTCGGCTGGGTGGACCTGGGCCAGACGATCGAGCCCAGGGAGATCACCCTCACCAACCAGTCCCGCACGGGCACGCGGGTGCTCATCCCGGAGGTCACGCACCCCGAGCTCTTCACGGTGGAAGCGCTCGAGCCGGGCAAGGAGCTGCCGCCCGGGGGCACCACGCGGCTGCGCGTGACGTTCCACCCCAGCGCGGCGGGAGACAGCACGGGCGAGCTCCAGCTCCGGCTGCAGGGGGACAACGCGACGGACGTCACCGTCGGGCTGCGCGGGCAGGTGCGGGCCTTCGGCGGAGAAGGCGGCGGGAGCTACGGCTGCGGGGCCACGGGCGGCGGACACCTGGCCGGGGCCTGGCTGCTCCTGATGGCCCTGGGCCTGCGCTACCGGTCGCGGCGCGGCTGA
- a CDS encoding ligase-associated DNA damage response exonuclease, whose product MSVSTSTRRPPLVSVTPDGLYCAQGDFHIDAWRPVPRTLVTHAHGDHARWGSQQYLGTKPSQGLLRKRLGAEADISVLDYGECITIGGVTVSFHPAGHVLGSAQIRLEHKGEVWVVSGDYKRDPDPTCLPFEVVPCDTFITEATFALPIYRWEDTRLTAEEVLRWWDANREAGKASVLFCYALGKAQRLLAELVRLTDREVLVHGATHALVEVYREAGVAMSPTRPVSEVEKGTSYAGALVLAPPSAAGSTWMRRFGEHETGFASGWMRVRGNRRRRGYDRGFVLSDHADWPGLLRTAKETGASRVLATHGSSEILSRYLRENMGIDAAPLATPFEGETED is encoded by the coding sequence ATGAGCGTGTCCACCTCGACCCGTAGGCCGCCCCTGGTGTCCGTGACGCCCGACGGTCTGTATTGCGCGCAGGGCGACTTCCACATCGATGCGTGGAGGCCCGTGCCGCGCACGCTCGTCACCCATGCGCACGGCGATCACGCCCGCTGGGGCAGCCAGCAGTACCTGGGCACGAAGCCCTCCCAGGGACTGCTGCGCAAGCGCCTGGGCGCGGAGGCGGACATCTCCGTGCTCGACTATGGCGAGTGCATCACCATTGGCGGTGTGACGGTGAGCTTCCACCCCGCGGGCCACGTGCTGGGCAGCGCGCAGATCCGCCTGGAACACAAGGGCGAGGTCTGGGTGGTCTCCGGGGACTACAAGCGGGACCCGGACCCCACGTGTCTGCCTTTCGAGGTCGTCCCCTGCGACACCTTCATCACCGAGGCCACGTTCGCGCTGCCCATCTACCGGTGGGAAGACACGCGGCTCACCGCCGAGGAAGTCTTGCGCTGGTGGGACGCCAACCGGGAGGCGGGCAAGGCGTCGGTGCTCTTCTGCTATGCCCTGGGCAAGGCCCAGCGGCTGCTCGCGGAGCTCGTGCGCCTCACGGACCGGGAGGTGCTGGTGCACGGTGCCACCCACGCGCTCGTGGAGGTGTACCGCGAGGCTGGCGTGGCCATGAGTCCCACACGTCCCGTGTCCGAGGTGGAGAAGGGCACGTCCTACGCCGGGGCGCTGGTGCTGGCGCCTCCGAGCGCGGCGGGCAGCACGTGGATGCGCCGCTTCGGCGAGCACGAGACGGGTTTCGCCTCGGGCTGGATGCGGGTGCGCGGCAACCGGCGTCGCCGGGGCTATGACCGGGGCTTTGTCCTCTCGGACCACGCGGACTGGCCGGGCCTTCTGCGCACGGCGAAGGAGACGGGTGCCTCGCGCGTGCTGGCGACCCACGGCTCCAGCGAGATCCTCTCCCGCTATCTGCGCGAGAACATGGGCATCGACGCCGCGCCCCTGGCCACGCCCTTCGAGGGTGAAACCGAGGACTGA
- a CDS encoding ROK family protein: protein MPKQAAPKQAVPVPSPRKKTPRETRATTPRTLAIDIGGSGLKALVLGPQGKALDERQRVKTPRPATPKAVLAALHALIKTLGDFERVSVGFPGVVDDGVTRTAPNLHPDWADFDLGAELHKMTNRPVRVLNDAGVQGFGVIEGKGVEMVLTLGTGMGCALYVDGKYVPNLELAHHPFHGKKTYEDYVGQAALERVGKKKWSKHVHKVLEQIQPIWNPRRIYLGGGNARLIDFELPKNVTVTDNVAGLLGGFALWKDEAVDE, encoded by the coding sequence ATGCCCAAGCAAGCCGCGCCCAAGCAAGCCGTGCCCGTTCCGAGCCCCCGGAAGAAGACCCCTCGCGAGACCCGCGCCACCACGCCCCGCACCCTGGCCATCGACATCGGTGGCTCGGGCCTCAAGGCGCTCGTCCTCGGGCCGCAGGGCAAGGCGCTCGACGAGCGGCAGCGCGTGAAGACGCCCCGCCCCGCCACGCCCAAGGCCGTCCTGGCCGCGCTGCACGCGCTCATCAAGACCCTCGGCGACTTCGAGCGGGTGTCCGTGGGCTTTCCCGGCGTGGTGGACGACGGTGTCACTCGCACCGCGCCCAACCTGCACCCGGACTGGGCGGACTTCGACCTGGGCGCGGAGCTCCATAAGATGACGAACCGCCCGGTCCGCGTGCTCAACGACGCCGGCGTGCAGGGCTTTGGTGTCATCGAGGGCAAGGGCGTGGAGATGGTGCTCACCCTGGGCACCGGCATGGGCTGCGCCCTCTACGTGGACGGCAAGTACGTGCCCAACCTGGAGCTCGCCCACCACCCGTTCCACGGCAAGAAGACCTACGAGGACTACGTGGGCCAGGCCGCCCTGGAGCGCGTGGGCAAGAAGAAGTGGAGCAAGCACGTGCACAAGGTGCTCGAGCAGATCCAACCCATCTGGAACCCCCGGCGCATCTACCTGGGCGGCGGCAACGCGCGGCTCATCGACTTCGAGCTGCCCAAGAACGTGACCGTCACCGACAACGTGGCCGGCCTGCTCGGCGGCTTCGCGCTGTGGAAGGACGAGGCCGTCGACGAATGA